In Populus alba chromosome 1, ASM523922v2, whole genome shotgun sequence, a single window of DNA contains:
- the LOC118063017 gene encoding (-)-germacrene D synthase-like, which produces MSVEGSAIFSTATVEPNVSRRSASFSPSIWGDHFLSYATDSMETSDKAEHKKLKEEVKRELMANINKPSQTLDFIDAIQRLGISYHFEIEIDEILREMYRSHCDFDNGDDDDHHHNDLYAISLKFRLLRQQGYKISCDVFGKFKNSQGTFNDSLAKDTRGILSFYEATHLRVHADEILEEALVFTTSHLEFLATHSSSPLRAKINHALKQPIRKNIPRLEARNYFSVYQEDPSCSEVLLNFAKLDFNILQKQHQKELSEIAKWWKELDFAKKLPFARDRVIECYFWILGVYFEPEYFLARRMLTKVIAMTSVIDDIYDVYGTPEELELFTDAIERWEITAVDQLPEYMKVTYKALLDVYTEIEENMVSEERSYRVYYAKEAMKNQVRAYYLESKWFHQKHTPTMEEYMAVALVTSAYAMLAATSFVGMGHVVTKDSFDWLFRGPKILKASEIICRLMDDIVSHKFEQKRGHVASSIECYMKQHGTTEQETVHEFRKQVTDAWKDVNEEFLHPTAVPMPLLTRMLNLARVIDVVYKDEDGYTNAGTALKDLVSAILIDPVTM; this is translated from the exons ATGTCTGTTGAAGGTTCTGCAATTTTCTCTACTGCCACTGTCGAGCCCAATGTTAGTCGCCGTTCTGCAAGTTTTTCTCCTAGCATTTGGGGTGACCATTTTCTCTCGTACGCAACCGATTCCATG GAAACGAGTGACAAAGCAGAGCATAAAAAACTGAAGGAAGAAGTGAAAAGGGAGCTGATGGCCAATATCAATAAGCCTTCACAAACACTGGACTTCATTGATGCGATCCAACGCTTAGGCATCTCTTACCATTTTGAGATTGAGATTGATGAAATACTAAGAGAAATGTACAGGTCCCATTGCGACTTCGATAATggagatgatgatgatcatcATCATAATGACCTATACGCCATTTCTCTCAAATTTCGACTGCTTAGACAACAAGGCTATAAAATCTCATGTG ATGTGTTCGGCAAGTTCAAGAACAGCCAAGGGACCTTCAATGATTCCCTTGCCAAGGACACTCGAGGAATTTTAAGCTTCTATGAAGCTACACATCTCCGGGTGCATGCAGATGAGATATTAGAAGAAGCACTTGTGTTCACTACTTCCCACCTAGAGTTCTTGGCCACCCATTCAAGCTCTCCGCTGAgagcaaaaataaatcatgctTTAAAGCAGCCTATTCGCAAGAACATACCAAGGCTAGAGGCAAGGAATTATTTCTCTGTCTACCAAGAAGATCCTTCATGTAGTGAAGTTTTACTGAACTTCGCTAAATTAGACTTCAACATTTTGCAAAAGCAACACCAGAAGGAGCTAAGTGAAATTGCAAA GTGGTGGAAAGAACTAGATTTTGCTAAGAAGCTGCCGTTTGCAAGAGACAGGGTTATAGAGTGCTACTTTTGGATATTAGGAGTGTACTTTGAGCCAGAGTATTTCTTGGCTCGAAGGATGCTGACCAAAGTTATTGCCATGACTTCCGTCATCGATGACATCTACGATGTCTATGGTACACCGGAAGAACTCGAGCTCTTTACTGATGCAATTGAGAG GTGGGAAATTACTGCCGTAGATCAGCTGCCAGAGTACATGAAGGTGACTTACAAGGCACTTCTAGATGTCTACACAGAAATTGAGGAAAATATGGTCAGTGAAGAAAGATCATACCGTGTCTACTATGCAAAAGAAGCA ATGAAGAATCAAGTTCGAGCATACTACCTTGAATCTAAATGGTTCCACCAAAAACACACACCAACAATGGAGGAATACATGGCTGTTGCACTGGTCACTTCGGCCTATGCAATGCTAGCAGCTACATCCTTTGTTGGAATGGGGCATGTTGTAACCAAGGACTCCTTCGATTGGTTATTTAGGGGACCGAAGATTCTTAAAGCCTCAGAAATAATTTGCAGACTCATGGATGACATCGTGTCCCACAAG TTCGAACAAAAGAGAGGGCATGTTGCCTCGAGCATTGAATGTTACATGAAACAGCATGGCACCACAGAACAAGAAACTGTCCATGAATTTCGAAAACAAGTTACAGATGCTTGGAAGGATGTCAATGAAGAGTTTCTCCACCCAACCGCTGTCCCCATGCCTCTTCTGACAAGGATGCTCAACCTTGCTCGTGTGATTGATGTTGTGTACAAAGATGAAGATGGCTATACAAATGCTGGAACTGCGCTCAAAGATCTTGTTTCTGCTATACTCATTGATCCTGTGACGATGTGA